The Ictalurus punctatus breed USDA103 chromosome 28, Coco_2.0, whole genome shotgun sequence DNA window CTATGTACCTCCACTGGAAACTTACATTCCAGCCCAAGTATACTACACAGAGGACAGGCGTCATGCACACATGGTTCAGCCAAAATCACATGATTTGTATGCCTCAGATGTGTCTGGCTATTCCACACCCTATCCTTCATACACATCTCAAGTTAAACTAGCAAAAGTTAGACAAGAGTCCATGCTTACTCCTTGGTATAGTAACCTGTGTATGGAGCCAACAAGAGCAGTAACTGACCCAAGGTCTCACTCAAGGTCTTGGGACAATATCCTCAATACTCATGTAGCACAGGAACAACCTGTGTCTCATGGGAAAAGTGATGAGAATCTCCTATGTCAAAGGAAACAAACTTTGTCAATAAATAACAGACCAAAACCTGTGGTTGTTAATCTTTCAAGTTCACCTAGACGTTATGCAGCTTTATCCTTGTCTGATAATTCCTTGATTGACAAAAGCCCAGTTGACACTAAGGGAAGCTCAAGCAAACATTGGTATGTCACTCCTGAAATCACTATTACAGACAATGATATCAAACCTTGCAAGGGCTATAAGGCAGAGGCACGCTCATCCAGTTGGGATGTGCTTGATTCTAAAAGAGCTCCAGGTGATGAGCTCCATGCCTCTTACCATGAGACAATTCCCTTTCCAACTAAAGATAAGACAaatcacagcacttcacttcaACAAAGCTTAGAACAACTTGACAAGCTTTTAGCTGACCTGGTCATTGATTATAAACCACCTACTAGTATACAGGCCAGTGAAGACTTGATGGATCAACTCAAGAAGCTTATTGATGAAGAGTCATTATCATCAGGAAGAAAGAATTCAAAGGCAGTATATGAGAGTAACATGTCCCTTGACAAACCATCAACATCCATAACAATAGATCCTCAGAACAAAAGAGACACTGAGGGGAGATGTGATGGTCTGCAAAATAGTAAGGAGTGCTCCCCTGACCAGAGTCCAGATGAGGATGAGACAATGATGTGTTCTAACAATAAATGCCGTCGGACAGAGACAATGTTTAATGCTTGCCTCTACTTTAAATCCTGCCACAGCTGTTACACATATTACTGCTCTCGCAACTGTCGCAGGGAAGACTGGGCTATTCACAAGGAgagctgtctgtatggaagaaTTGGCAGTATATGTCGCcacattattaaatattgtagAGAAACTGCAGAGGTCCACAAAGCTTTCTCACGTATAGCCAAAGTGGGATACCTGTCCAGAGGAAGAGGTGTGCTGTTTTTGAGCTTTTCAAACCCTGGATCATCAACAAACTTCCTTCAGTATGGACTAGAAAGCCTCCTAATGTCTCCAACATATCTGTCCATACGTGAACTAGATAGTTACATGGATAACCTTGGAGATTATTGTAAGGAGCTCCAGGAAGCAGGTAAGGAATATGACCCCAATGAATGTTTTCTCTTGAATGTATCCATTGCTGTTGGTGATCAAGTGCTTGAGAGATCACCACCAAGGGTAAAAGCCCCAACAGTTAGGAAGTATGCCAAGGTTGCTTTAGCCTCTTACAGCCCAGAAAGGAATGTCCATGAGAAAGAACATGAAATGGAGACTTTGATTCTCACTCCACCACCAGGAACAGCTGACATCGACAAGGAAGGTGAAGAAGGGAGAAAAGCTAGAGAGATTTGTTTCATCAACATTCAGCGGGAGCTAAGAATTCGTGGGGTGTTCCTCCGCCATGAGTACCCCCACGTGTATCAGAAACTCTGTGAGTTTGTGGAGAGTAACAGAAGGTTTACTCCTACCAGTATTTATCCTATTGACAAGAGAACtggcaagcagttcatgtgcaTGATAATGGCTGCCTCTGAGCCACGGACTTTGGATTGGGTTGCCACCCCACATCTTCTAGatgatattatttaaacaaatacacCTTTTaggtacatttatatatatatatatatatatatatatatatatatatatatatatatatatatatatatatatatatatagttatgtacTACAGATGATACATCTATCAATACACATATCAGGGttgttataactgtttatatgttttttgttatttaaaaacatgcatTAATGTATCTAATACTTAGTATTACATTGTTGGTAGAAGAAAGTTGTTGGAAGAGGAAACTCcaaattatttattgaaatttTGCTATGATGGGTTAGAAGAGTATTTTCAGAATGATTTCATGATAGCTTGCTAATGAGTGGTAACTGCAGAGAGTCACTACATCAATCATTAATCATTCAAATGCTTGAGCTGATTATAGAACAAGTAGTCATAATGATTGCAATATGATGAGCAATACAACTGAAGACAAATTATGTTTCTAATTTTTAGTCAGTCCCACCAAAACAAATTTAAATGATGTATTGTGTCTGAATTTGCACAGATACTCAATATAAAATGATGTGAAGAATATAAACACAAAGTAGGAATCAGATCACActtgatgattttatttattttttttactagagatagatagatagatagatagatagatagataaataaattatatggctaaaagtaaGGGGACATCTTTTTCTCTAACCATGTGCAGTAATATGGAGTTGCCCCCCCATGCGGCGATTATAGActacactcttctgggaagactttctaCAAGATCTTGGAGTATGTCTGTGGTAATCTGTGCTCATTTAGTCAAAAGAGCATttgtgaggtcaggcactgatggtGGACAATTATGTCCACCATATCATCAGTGCCTGATGGTGGACAATTATTGTATTATGAAAGCCTGGTTTGCAATTGACATTCCAGTTTATATCATAGGTCGGGTTGAAGTCACTTGTCAAAGTTGTCAACTTAAACCATGTCTTTTATGGACTTTGCATTGTTCACATgggcattatcatgctgaacAGTTTcccaggcatttccaaactcttgccacaaagttggaagcatgcAGTACTAATTACTGCTAAGCAAATGAATGCTGTATGTGACATtacccttcactggaactatggGACCTAGTTTAAACCCTGAAAAACAACCCCATACCATCTTATCACCAAACTTAATTGTTGGCACTATGCATTCAAGTTGGTAGCGTTCTCCTGGCATTTGCCAAACCCACATTTGTCCATCAGATTCCCAAATAGTGAAGCATGATCCATCACTCCAGAGAACATGTTTCCACTGCTCTAACTGATGCTTGGCATTGCGCATAGTGATCATAGGCTTATGTGCAGCTGCTCGGCTATAGAAACCCATTTCATGAAGCTCCAGATGCACAGTGCTGATGTTGCTTTCAGAGGCAGTTTGGAACTCTGTAGTGAGTGATGGAACAGAATATTTTTACTTGCTACACACAGGGTTAGGTAGCCAGGGCAGATATAGCATTGAGATCTTGTATGACCCATTCTACTGCCAGTGTTTGTCTATGGagatgcatgattttatgtaccTGTTAGCAATGGGGTGTGGCTAAAACACCTGAGCTCAATAATTGCGAggtgtgtccacatacttttggccatatagtatagatggatagatattaTTGGATAAACTCAACAAATCATTTGTATGCTACATAGTTGGTTTTAAATTACATGCTCTTACATTTCAAACACATTTACACTTTTTCATGTTACGAACATGATATCCATGTAAACAATAACTAGATTAGAAATATCTAAACAAATATAATTATCATCAGCATGGTATGAGTTAAGTGGTCCAactatgatttattatttagtacacATGGAAAGCTGTGTGTTTacatctatttttttaatatccTTTATATGACATACATATAGcctaatatttttaaatatcgtgtgtgtgtgaaagttttCAGTCACCAGGTAATTTTTTATGTTTCTAGGAGTACATATTGAGAGTTGGACTTATTCTTTCATGACAACATTTTGCTAATCCCTGCTATTTAAACACTTTGTAACTGTTTAGACTGCCACAGCATGGTATAATTTTAATCTCACAGTGTTACACAGTGTACGTGTAACACTATGAAATTAAAATTATACCATGCTGTGGAAGTCTGAACTGGTATAAAACTGCGAGCGTCAACATGTTCAAAGTACAATATTTGTGTGTAAGACTCATCTTTATGAACAAGAAAATTTGTATTTATCAGGCGTGCGTACACAAAGCTGGCAGTAGCCATTGATAAATCctactttctttatttttacataaaaaaagcCCTCAAATTGCCATATATGGTAAACAATTTCATTGAAAAAGCACAGTAGCCTGCTCACTGTGCTGCTTGTTTCAAATGATATAGAACATGCTAAATAGTAAGATGAAATTAAGATACTGTTGCATGAAGTAGAACAACGCAAAATGGTTTATTTGGCACTTTTACGAGTAGTttgtctaataaataaatacagtgtcATCTGTCTGCATCTTATGAGCACTGAAATCaataattactttctaaattATGCTGATATGATAGGAAAgtatgtaatatacagtatagaagTTCTGCATAGTCAGTTTACCTGATATGACACTTTTCTACCACTAGGGGTTCTTGAATACGCATTGTCAggaaatatacactcactgtctaaaggtacattcacacatacagcgattTTATTGCTGCAAGTCCCTAGTCTCTGTACTATGAAGTGCGGACGGATGAAGCCCCTTGCCACTTTGTCTCCTCAAATACCTTTTGTACgcatttacataccttcctgTTTCATGCAAATATGCCACCTAGCCAATCAGTAGTTAACCCATCTGTTGTatctgttgtgtgtcaagcatgATTATATACTCTGCCTTTCTTGGAATAAATGAGAGATCTTGCCATTGAACTTTGTTTTGTCTCTGTGTCATTTGGCAAACTCTCCCAAGGCCTTCTCGTGGGAAGTGTGTGGTGGGGCGAGGGTGCCTTCTTTCTTGTGtatgttctctttctcttttcctaacATTGCAACCCGGAGATTCTCCATTTTTGAAATCCTTACAGTTTTCTGGGGGCTCATTCTGGGATATCTACTGAGAGGTAAGaataattttaatttgtttgctCTGCCTTGAAGTAGATATTTCATGTATCCTAATTGTATTACATGCGTTGCATAAATATTCCATGGTGTTTTATGGAAGCAATTGGAAGTATATCACACCATCGCTACATCCACCACTGCTCTTTTTGCATACACACCTTACACAGGCCTGCCAACATTATCGGTCGCATCCTCTCACTTTGGACAATTGATAGAATCAAAAATCCCAGCGGAACGTCATGGCATCCTGACAGTAGTCTTCTACGACCTCTACCCATGGCTGACCACCTCCACACTGAGAAGAATCAACCAGTTAAAACTGGAGCGGCGTCTTCATAAGAAAACCGGACTCACTGTTCACTCCCTAGCATACACCAAACACATGAAACAGTACATAGATGCACGTAACACCACCAAATCAGCTTCTGTCATTAATGCAGGCAGTAGTAAACCAAAATGCCTCttcaaaattgtaaataaaacctTCGGCCACCCTCATCCACTCTTACAGGCTCAGTTACACTTTGCAATGATTTTCTTAACTTCTTTCTGAATAAAATTGATAACATTTTTTTCTCCTAATCCCTCAACTGAGAGTCAACCTACCTGCTCCTCTGTCCCTCATCTTAGTCCTCTTCATTGTTTCACCCCAGCTGATCCTTCAGATAAAAGAGACCTTTTCGCTAAATCCAACACCTCTACTTGCTCTCTTGACCCTGCTCCTACTCCACTTCTAAAGGCATGTTTACTCACACTCTCAGCTCCTATTTCTAATATCATAAACACTTCTCTGGTCACAGGTTCTGTTCCCATCTCCCTTAAAACTGCCACAATTACTCCCATCCTCAAAAAACCCTCTCGGACCCAAAAGTCCTTAGCAAATACAGACCTATTTCCAACCTTTCATTTTTATCTAAGCTCCTAGAGAAAGTTGTCACATCACAACTTCAATCTCATCTATCCAGCAATAGTCTATATGAAATTTACGATCTGGCCTCTCAACATGTTACAGAAACTGCCCTCCTTAggcagtttattttttttcagctgaCTCTGGTTCCATTAGCATTCTTGTACTAATGGACCTGACCACCGCTTTTGATACTGTTGATCACACTATACTGCTCTCCCGTTTTCAGTCTCAATTAAGCATTTGTGATACAGCTTTGGCCTGGTTTACATCATATCTCACAAATAGACAACATTTAATCTCTATTGGCAAATTCAAATTGCGCACTGTTACTGTCTCTCAGGGAGTTCCCCAAGGTTCCATTCTAGGCCCACTCTGATTTATTATCTATATTCTTCCACTCGGCTCCATTATTCATTGCCGTAGCATACAATTTCATATTTACACAGATGACACCCAGATCTATCTCAGCTCCAAACCCTCTACTCTGCTTCCTCCCTCTTCCCTAAATAAACTGCCTCGGCGATATTAAACACTGGATGTCAGTTAACTTTCTAAAACTTAACAGTGCAAAGACCTAAATCGTCATCATGGAACAATGGCTGCTCTAAGAAAAGTAAATGATCTCTGTCTGTTCATTGACGGTACTGACATATTTCCATCTGACACTGTTCGCAACCTTGGCATTCTCAAGGAATCATCACTTAACTTTAGTTCTTATATTTCATCTGTAACCAAAACTGCCTTCTTTTACCTCCGTAATATTGCTCGCCTCTGTTCTTCCCTTAGCTTTTGTGTTGCTGAACCCCTGGTCCATGCATTCATTACCTCACGTTTAGATTGCTACAATTCTCTGTTCTTTGGTTCTACTGTTCTTTCATCACTTAATAAGCTACAGTATGTGCAAAACTGTAGAATTTTTTGTAGAAAAGCCCGGTTACTGAATCACACTAAAAAATCTGCTCACATAACCCCAGTTCTGTACCAATTGCATTGGCTTCCCATTTCTGCCCGCATTCACTTTAAACTCTTCATGTTAACATAACTGCACGGTCTTGCTCCTGTCTATCTTTCTGAACTTCTCTATCCCTACCTACCATCTCGCTCTCTCCGTTCCTCTGATACTGGTCTTCTCTCTGTTTCCCACATATACATGTCTTCTATGGGCGACCGTCTTTTTAGTGCTGCTGCTCCCGAGCTCTGGAATGCCTTGCCTCAATACCTCTGTGAATGTTCAACTCTATCATTGCTTAATTCTAAACTTAAGATGCACTTATTTACACTACATTATCACACTGCCAGCTCTCAGTAGTTTCCCTGTTCTACTCCGTTATATGTCTAtattttgtatgtgtttgtatttgtgtaatgtacttgcatgtatgtgtgtgtttatatgtatatgtatgggTATTTGTGTATATACGTTTACTTGCATGGATGTTTGGGTTTATTGGTATAAACGTGtacatatactatataaaataaatttattattaagtaACTGTTAGTTGAATCTCTCAGCATTATgagtaaatataaatttttgGCTCCAGCCACTGTGTGGTGTTTCTCTTTGCATCATAGAATTACCCTAATTTCAAAGAATTTTGAAATAAGAGGATAACCAGAGTCCGTATGAGTTGCGCgctattttgtttttctttttttatctgttCCTCTTGCTGTTTGAACATACTTTACCGCCATGCTGCACCTTCCTGCTGTCTTTGTTGTGTGTTGTCTTTATTGTATAATGTCCTTTTTGTATGTTATTTGTTCTGTATGTAAATCATTAGACATGGGTGGAAGTCGTCCGTCTAAATTAGTGATACCACTCAAACTGACAATTATTCAAGAAGTACAGCTGACTCCACTACTGTCAGGCTCTCCAACTCGCGTAACTGCTCAAGCTGAGTCTCAATTATCTCCTTTTGAAATCATAATGGGCAGACCAGTTCCAACCCCATGGACTAAAGCTTACCCCAGTGTTTCTTTTACAGGTGATCTGGATTTGATTGTCGGCGATTACACTCAAGGGGTAATTGAACAATGTGCATGGTAATGTCTTTGCTTCTCTCCATTTACCTGCAGAGAATATTAATCCCCTTTCCCCCATGTGATACAGTACTAGAAAAGACTCAACCCCCAGGAAGATTGGATAAGTCGCCTTTGGAGCTCACACGATGGTGAAAGCCATTGCTCACATGGCCAAACTAACTGACACTCAATGCTACTGCATTCACGGCAGTAGACGAAAATGGTATCTGACCAGAAACAGCTCACTCGAGAAAGGAGAAAATTCACAATCAAACAGCCCTTAAGGGGCCTCTTCTCGTCACACCttatcacatacacatatagatTTTATTGTATTAGCCTTGATAACACATACAAGTATAAACAACTCATGCCCTGTCTTGAAGGAGCATGTGAGGATGCATGGTGGGAGCTCTCGTAGGCTAATAGATCCCTGGGTGTTCCTCGCCACTTATAAGGATAATGTGTGTGCAGGTCCTGTTGGTACATAAAAGGACATTGATAAGTTTAGTGTGAACagtgctggaagtggtattagggaggccagcagggggtgctcaccacCGTGTCCGTGTGTATACTAAGGCCCCAGTAAtgtgacagggacactatactgtaaaaaaaataaaataaaataaaataaaataaataaaaacagcaccagCTTTCAgaagacgttaaaccgaggtcctgactctctagTCATTAAAAATTCCAGGACACTTCTTGTAAAGAGCAGGGGTagaacaccgtttattattaatattattttgcttgattgcaacaaaaagtgaggGTGTTtcactattattttttatttttattttttgctttaaacccTAAGCTAAGTGGCTACTGCCAGAATGGCGCTGCTTATGGAAGCAcccaattaaactacagtcctacattaataataaaaactcactttcacctTGTGGTTTGAAAACTTGGGGactgccttggctaggggaggccctacagtagcaatGGGGGCTATCtaccctaacaacctcatgtccccgaTATGTCCCtgcacggcccctcaggaccgctcttctttgcctgcttggcctttatgaccattctcagatcaggcctagtagcaggctaGATGGCTGTCCGGTTCCcttggctgtctgcgggggctggcgggctgccatactcgccttctgggtctgccttgcactagtgctggcccaggctccactcgtggatgcccggttgagctcgagacaacagggaaggaactggctgaatgccgccatatgtcgagctcgctcagcaggtctgcttggtaggcctgtgTAGGTccaaattttgcctattacctgaagacacaGGTAagcatagaaacagatactcacatattcaataggaaaaagaaaaataagacaccagctgTGAGTGAGAAGAATCAAAGGTCCAGGTTTAttcgttccgttccaccacacgagatccacacagtttgagacgtcccaaaatgcgatctaaaaaacccagagctgaagctcttctatttatacagttttcttagggtcaggatgacccagacatCAATATGTTTTAGAAAGAGCCTTCCCACAATACCATTATGTTTTAGAAAGAGCCTTCCCCGAACACCATTAGCTTTTCGAAAGAGCCTTCCCATAATACCAATAGGTACGAGACTCAACATTTCGGAGAGACGTTTGTCTCACTGGGTCCGCTGTTCCCATCAACGGTTATCTTGCGGCCCTAACCATTCCCATCGACGGTTATCTCACAGGTGCAACTTAGCTCAACTACCCTTATAAACGGCCCGtcttggttctctcttaaaaattaaggccttcgtcTGTGTTACTCCTGACTTTTTCTCGTGAGAAAAGAATCCTCCACACCTTCAAGTGCATTAtaagtttctttcacatttttctgtatttctgttttataatgctttttttcttttcatatttgctctacatttCTGTAGAGTAAGTACTTCTGCAAGTATTTTACCCCCTTTTCTGTACTCCATACTTCACAATATCAttataatatccttataatccttatattatccttataatatcctaatactccttttattattcttataatgttctgttttccttttgtATGTGTGCATGGCGGCATAGGCctctgcgtgtgtgtctcttagttgaccgtccacctacgctctgaggcctgccgcactattcaaatacatgtatggtttgcgccttgcttatctgtgtgtgttgtgtcttaggtgaacGTCAGCCcagtgaattttcaataaaattacatactactcatactaggtctccctcgtgtttatttcatgtatattttatatacgaCATTTCACGTACCCTTGGGCCAcccttggggagaggttaggctagcacttacacccagggcacGGCTCATCACGTCGTCTTCTCATCCTGGCCTGCCATTGAATTGAGAGTTCTGCGATGATGTCTCTGGAGGGCAGACCCCACATTGACAGCTTCGTACaggaccttcacgtgttccccgCCACCTCGTCATCGGAGGATCCTCGAGTATCCTTGGGGATCGGGGGTCGCATGTTCTTGCAgtcagctgctgctgcttcagCCATTCTCTCGCTGCTCCTGGTCTCCCATCTCTGGGTTCTTTTCCAAAGGACACCCAGATCTCAGGATTTTGTCATGAAgagagcaatcagtgatccactgcagaccatacttgataacgtccaggaagcttaacatttgttgtgctttatggggcggaggatgaccccaatcatgtcctgttGGCCTTGGGAGCATGCGAGGGAGTCtctgaccacagaggagtaaaCTGCAGGGGAGTCCACAGCCCCTGAAGGAGACGCTCACAGGTGTACTACTGATCTAGGAATGTTAAGGGGAGtaacggccttgagctctcaTATGTAGGTACACTGGAAAAAGAGTTGATCACAGttcaacaacagaaaaataataatatcatgtggaatggaataGGTTACAGTAGGGACATCTGGCAGTAATGGAGCTACTAGGCTGACTAGTTCATTGATTTTGCAAATTTTGGGTAAAATGCCATCCTTTTCCAGCCTTAAACATTAGTTACTGGGTGTGTTGTATTGCAGAAAGTTGTTATCACagttgttatcacagcttgctgtaataatgctagactaagtgggcataTCCCTTCATCCTCTTATGAGGATGGaggatattgtttacaggacacaGGATGACTATACTTCACTTTAGCTTAATACAAGCACGGCAAGTACATGTTACTTGCCGTGCTTCAACCTTATGTAGCCCATAATGTGCCAGGTATGTTAGCGAGTTCAGGATGAGGGATGCCACCATCACTGTCCAatttggaaactggagacagacaactggtaatacacaactgcaaaactcatcattaaatgttcaatttatgcatctgATCAAGGCCTATAAAAAAGGTGAATACTTATCAAGTGATTTACTGTACACTGATTTTAATAATGCAGAACGCCATTCAAAAGCCattcaaaatgaggagttcagtttttaacatATTAAGACTTCTGATGTTTACAGAGCACTCAAATTGTTCgatataaacaaatcacaaggCCCTGTTTGTGTGGAATCTGTTTGTGTGGAATCTGTATTTTTGAATTTAGCAGctgatattatttcatctccGTTAACTTATCTGTTCCTTTATTAAATTAGGGAAATCCCACTATATTAGATGATTATAGTCCAATCCCAAAGCTCTATGTCCTATCAAAAATTTTAGAAAGCCTTATCAAGTATGAAAGCCTTATGAAGTAATCTCAACTTATCCAATCAAAGGGACAGCACCTCTCACAAAGGGGTCCTCCACTCTCATGTTCAGCCAATCCGTCAAATCCGTCACATAGCTCCAGTCTGCTGTCTTtaaaaatacaaccccaattggCAAAGATTCATTCATATCCCTTCCTGAGTTCCTTTCTCAATATCCTTCtggtgaattaaaaacaaaactcctttagtctaggactatttgtgatgtacactaacctaacatgttaatatcccatctgtgTTAACGAGTGATAACCCCAATAATACAGAACTAACAATacagtaaatgaggttgagttgagatctagacatgtatttacagttcTCTAGTCTCTTTTATGAAAccaatttttattcaaaacaacctagtgagtttgtttttatgtgtaCAACAATAGTGTTTAGTTTAAATGGTAGACATGCATGCACCCTCTGTCCC harbors:
- the ajm1 gene encoding apical junction component 1 homolog: MTLTDPPNILESAVYQTAKLNSISIHIKLYSSCKQCDSTCISALEDPWNNPKKHSCMFDTASLHKPKYTTIEMEYPCTRVDRFIANPDAAWNVLAQHKMHKLHRFSSPDLYNMQVTPQIVTAEIAGEVALRRRTRSRSASRVQTNFIPLITDGSPPVVRRNHDFQRSPKHSQWKPEMSTRESFYGPSCTVINEVHPIKLQPQRTDSIRHSPTYMPESLDEGRTFKLASSPHVRCRVDIKPDELALCQHGQKSSISRVDIPSQRYSSSGSQSLTVPPHVSTSRTPTPTDYFKGEYTPTYQYSQSMPTSYMLPLKTPPQRIPSQLEMKQYGRERRAKSNPSVPVKFSNVDNLGKYESSPPKRTYYLDEYFTIPSQSYSPKVHYFQDKKTHVVHTIPDRPYFTEGEIYHTEPEQYIIQTPPTRTLIGDDPRTHQVQTVPPKIFYVGDPYVPPLETYIPAQVYYTEDRRHAHMVQPKSHDLYASDVSGYSTPYPSYTSQVKLAKVRQESMLTPWYSNLCMEPTRAVTDPRSHSRSWDNILNTHVAQEQPVSHGKSDENLLCQRKQTLSINNRPKPVVVNLSSSPRRYAALSLSDNSLIDKSPVDTKGSSSKHWYVTPEITITDNDIKPCKGYKAEARSSSWDVLDSKRAPGDELHASYHETIPFPTKDKTNHSTSLQQSLEQLDKLLADLVIDYKPPTSIQASEDLMDQLKKLIDEESLSSGRKNSKAVYESNMSLDKPSTSITIDPQNKRDTEGRCDGLQNSKECSPDQSPDEDETMMCSNNKCRRTETMFNACLYFKSCHSCYTYYCSRNCRREDWAIHKESCLYGRIGSICRHIIKYCRETAEVHKAFSRIAKVGYLSRGRGVLFLSFSNPGSSTNFLQYGLESLLMSPTYLSIRELDSYMDNLGDYCKELQEAGKEYDPNECFLLNVSIAVGDQVLERSPPRVKAPTVRKYAKVALASYSPERNVHEKEHEMETLILTPPPGTADIDKEGEEGRKAREICFINIQRELRIRGVFLRHEYPHVYQKLCEFVESNRRFTPTSIYPIDKRTGKQFMCMIMAASEPRTLDWVATPHLLDDII